CCGAGACGGCAAGGGCCTTCTTGCCCTTGAGGAAAAGCCAACGAGGGCTCTCTGGGAGGAAGAGGACGCCTAAGAACATCAGAAAGGCGGGAAAGGCGACGATTCCGAGCATCACCCTCCAGTTACCGGCTCCCAACATGGATTTGTAGTGGTCCCCGAGCAACCAGTCGAAGTTGGCGTAATTGGCCAGCCATGTATTGCTAAGGAAGGCGAGGACGATACCGATGGTGATCATCAGTTGGTACATGGAGATCATCGATCCACGGACACGCTGAGGGGAGATTTCAGAGAGATAGAGGGGGGCGGTGAACGAGGCGACGCCGATGGCGATGCCTAGAAAAAAACGGGCAACGATGAGCAAGTGCGCGTCAGGTGAAAATGCGCAGACAAGCGAACCTAGAATGAAGATCACCGCGCTGATCAAGATGGCACCGCGACGGCCGAAGCTGTTGGATAGAATCCCGCTGATCAGCGTCCCGAAGACGGCCCCCCAAAGTAGTGAACTGACCACGAGTTCGATCACCTGGTCCGTGATGGAGAAGCTCTTCTGGATCAGGCCTTCGGCACCGGAGATCACCCCGATGTCGAGTCCGAAGAGAAGTCCCGCAAGGGCGCCGGTGAATCCGATGAAGTAAACGATTGGGCTGAGTTTCGCAGGAGTGGGGACGGAGTTTGTCATTTTTCTAATGTGATGGGAGTGGGGGAATATAAAGTGCAGGTATCGCGCAACTCTAGGGACTCTAACTGCTGTTAGTCTACAAGGTAAAACTTTCCTTAGTCGTGTCAGGAGTAGGAAGGCGCCTGATTAAATAAGCTGACACGCTGACACACTGACAAGCTCACAATCTGAAAACCCATCTCCCTCAAAAGGGGGATGGGTTTTTCTTTTATCCGGGATGATGTCGGGAGATGCTGCAGAGTCAGGCGCAACGGCCCATGCCCTGCGTCTCCTTCCCTATCCCCAATTCCCTATTTCTATGACTCCCCATGAACAGGCGCGGCGTATCGTTGATTATGAAGCCCGTCGGGATGCCGCCGGGCACCTGAAGGTTTATCATCTTCCCTCTGGAGACGGGGGAGGGGAGCGCGAGGTCGCCGGAATCAATGACCGCTATCACCCGGAGGCACTTGATTCGATCGAGAAGCTGATCGCTGCGGGAAAGTACGAGGAGGCGGAGGATGCGGCGGCCGATCATATCCGTCGCTACACAGATCCCGTGGCGATGCTCTCGGAGGTGCCTGCTGTGCAATTTGCACTGCGTGATGCCGCCTTCAACCGGGGACCGACCGGTGCGGTGAAGATCCTGCAAGATGCCTTGGGTCTGCCCGCTGATGGGATCGTCGGGCCCAAGACCAAGGAAGCACTGCATGTGGCGGAGAAGAATCCCGAAAAGCTGCTCGGAGATCTGCGTGCCTCACGCGAGCACTATGAGCGGCGGACACGCGACGAATCCTCCAAGTTCTGGGCAGGCCTGACACACCGCTGGGACCGCCAGCACGCCGACAGTCTCTCGATTCTGGCTTGAAAATAGGAGATAGGGAAGGAGGCGATAAGTATCGCTTGCTTCGGGTTCGTCTCACGATTTTAAGTGACCCTTTACCCCGATACCCCATTACCTAAATTAAATCCCCTCGATCCCCTATGACCAAGTTCCTCGACATGTTCCGTTCCCCTGAAGGGAAAAGCTACGCCGTTACCTTCGCCCTCGTTTCGACGCTCTTCTTTCTGTGGGCCTTTTGCAACGGGATGATCGACGTGATGGACAAGCACTTCCAGGACTTGCTCCACCTCTCCCGCTCCCAGTCGGCATGGGTTCAGTTTGCCCATTATCTCGGCTACTTCCTCATCGCGCTTCCCGCAGGTTGGCTGACCGAGAAGTTCGGATACCGCAAGGGGATCATCGCAGGACTTCTGTTGGTTTCCCTCGGAGGATTCTGGTTCATACCGGCCACTCATATTGCCCAGTTCTGGGCCTTCCTTGTTGGCGTCTGCCTTATTGCCATGGGGCTTACCTTTCTGGAGACGATCGCCAACCCGTATACGACCGTTCTGGGAGATAAACAGTTTGCTGCCACACGCATCAATCTGGCCCAGTCATGCAATGGAGTGGGCTGGATCTTCGGCCCGATTGTCGGTGGGATGTTCTTCTATTCTAGCAAGGGTGTGGAGGCGGCTAGTCAGACAATTTATATCCCGTATCTTGCCGTTGCGATCTTTGTCCTGATCATCGCGGCGGTCTTTATGGTGGCTCCGCTCCCCGAACTCAATACCGAGGATGCCTATGCCAAAGAGGATGATGCCGCCGGACATCAGCGTTCGATCTGGTCTCATCTTCATTTTCCCGGCGCGGTCGCGGCACAGTTTTTCTATGTCGCGGCGCAGGCAGGCATTTTCAGCTTCTTCATCAACTACATTGTTTCCGACACGCCTTCGCTTCCCGATTTTCTGAAGGGATGCTGGCTTATCGGAGGCGAGAACGGTTCGACTACCCAGGCCTCGGGACTTTCCTTCCTCACGGAGAAGGGAGCCACAAAGCTTCTTAGTGCTGCCTTTATTCTCTTCCTGTCGGGTCGTCTCGTGGGTGCTATGCTGATGCGCTCCGTGAAAGCTCACCAGCTGCTTGGTATCTTTGCGCTGGTAAACATTGCCATGATGGTTCTGATCTTCCTGAAGCTCTCGTGGATCTCTGTCGCGGCCCTCTTCCTGAGCTTCTTTTTCATGTCGATCATGTTTCCCACGATTTTTGCACTCGGCATCTGGGGTCTTGGCAGGCGTGCCAAGATCGCCTCCTCGTTCATCGTCATGGCGATCATGGGCGGAGCGATCATGCCCAAACTCATGGGCTGGTTCAGCGATGAATACGGTAAGGTGACCGGCTGGTATGGTCGCGTCATGCAGGACGGTGGATCCGACAAGCTGATGTCCCCGGGCTTCATCGTGCCTCTCTTTTGCTTCGTGGTGATCGCTCTCTACGGCTTCAACTGGTCACGTCTGAGCGGTAGCACCGGTGAGGATGTCTCGGTGAAGCAGGGCGGGCATTGAGGGGTATAGGATATCGGAAATGGGTGATTGGGAATGATATCTCCCTGCGCCCGCCCCTCCCCAAAGCCCAAATCCCAAAGTCAATAGGCTCCCCTGATCAGATATCGAGAGCGAGGAAATCGCGGACGAAAGCGTTGGATACGCCTGAACGGATTTCCTCTGGCGTGCCTATTTTTTGGATGCTGCCCTTGTCAAAGATCACGACGCGGTCAGCCACTTCGAAGGCTTCTTCCTGATCGTGGGTTACAAAGAGGCTGGTTAGCCGGGTTCGTTCGTGGAACTCGCCAAGCCAGGTGCGGAGTTCCCGACGGACCTTGGCATCAAGCGCCCCGAAAGGTTCATCCAGTAAGAGAACCTTGGGCTCCACAGCCAGGGCCCGCGCGAAGGCTATGCGCTGGCGTTGTCCTCCCGAGAGTTGCACAGGAAAGCGGTTCTCCAGACCCGAGAGCTGGATCGTCTCCAGCAGGGAGAGGACGCGTTCGCGGATCTTTTCTTTAGTAAGGCGTTTGGCCCGCGGAGCAACGCGCAGTCCGAAAGCGATATTCTCGAAAATGGTCATGTGGTTGAAGAGGGCGTAGCTCTGGAAGACAAATCCGGCCTTCCTTTCGTTGGCGCTCTTCATGGTCACGTTCTCCCCCTCGAAGAAGATCTCCCCCTTCTCCGCAAACTCGAGTCCTGCAATGAGTCGGAGTAGGGTTGTCTTCCCCGAGCCGCTGGGACCGAGGAAAGCGACCATTTCGCCGGTCTCTATCTTCAGACTGACGTCATTAACTGCGGGAAAGGCTCCGAAGCTCTTGGTGAGTGAGGTGATTTCGATGCTCATCGGAAAGTTAGGTAATGGGGACTAGGTGATAGGTGATGGGGAAGAAGACCTCGGTGTCCGGTTATGGATGGAGGGTTTCAATCGTGGTTTCGAGCAATGAGCGCTGGCCAGCCTCAAACTGGCGCCTGTTCTTCCATTCGGCGAGTGTCTTGAGGCTCAGGGTGAGAAGGGCTAGAAGCGAGAGTGCGGAAGCCACTGCAAAGGCTTGAGGGAAGAGGTAGTCGTTGTAGAGGCGTTCGATCTCCAGAGGCATAGTGTTAGTCTTGCCGCTGATCTTGGCGGAGACAACGCTCACGGCGCCGAATTCCCCCATGGCACGGGCATTACAGAGGATGACCCCGTAGAAAAGCCCCCAGCGTATCTTGGGAAGGGTGATCCTGCGCAGGATCTGGAGGCCGCTTGCCCCGAGTGTGAGGGCCGCCTCTTCCTCTTCGACTCCCTGAGCCTGCATAAGTGGAATGAGGCTGCGTGCCACGAAGGGGAAGGTC
The sequence above is a segment of the Verrucomicrobiota bacterium genome. Coding sequences within it:
- a CDS encoding MFS transporter encodes the protein MTKFLDMFRSPEGKSYAVTFALVSTLFFLWAFCNGMIDVMDKHFQDLLHLSRSQSAWVQFAHYLGYFLIALPAGWLTEKFGYRKGIIAGLLLVSLGGFWFIPATHIAQFWAFLVGVCLIAMGLTFLETIANPYTTVLGDKQFAATRINLAQSCNGVGWIFGPIVGGMFFYSSKGVEAASQTIYIPYLAVAIFVLIIAAVFMVAPLPELNTEDAYAKEDDAAGHQRSIWSHLHFPGAVAAQFFYVAAQAGIFSFFINYIVSDTPSLPDFLKGCWLIGGENGSTTQASGLSFLTEKGATKLLSAAFILFLSGRLVGAMLMRSVKAHQLLGIFALVNIAMMVLIFLKLSWISVAALFLSFFFMSIMFPTIFALGIWGLGRRAKIASSFIVMAIMGGAIMPKLMGWFSDEYGKVTGWYGRVMQDGGSDKLMSPGFIVPLFCFVVIALYGFNWSRLSGSTGEDVSVKQGGH
- a CDS encoding ATP-binding cassette domain-containing protein, with translation MSIEITSLTKSFGAFPAVNDVSLKIETGEMVAFLGPSGSGKTTLLRLIAGLEFAEKGEIFFEGENVTMKSANERKAGFVFQSYALFNHMTIFENIAFGLRVAPRAKRLTKEKIRERVLSLLETIQLSGLENRFPVQLSGGQRQRIAFARALAVEPKVLLLDEPFGALDAKVRRELRTWLGEFHERTRLTSLFVTHDQEEAFEVADRVVIFDKGSIQKIGTPEEIRSGVSNAFVRDFLALDI